The Dehalogenimonas lykanthroporepellens BL-DC-9 genome includes a window with the following:
- a CDS encoding Na+/H+ antiporter NhaA (KEGG: wsu:WS1251 Na(+)/H(+) antiporter 1~TIGRFAM: Na+/H+ antiporter NhaA~PFAM: Na+/H+ antiporter NhaA) gives MSSGSSKPKFVSAIENFLHKESTGGFLLFGAAVLAMILANSPLAAQYFDFLHIEAGISVGDFHLEMSLAHWINDGLMALFFLMVGLEIKRELMVGELSSPAKAAFPAIGALGGMLVPAGIYLAINMAEGGQAHGFGIPMATDIAFALGFLMLLGKRVPLALKVFLVSLAVIDDLGAILIIAVAYSSNLDWGALGMAGLTVAGLIMLNAGGVKKLTPYLALGVILWLFVFQSGIHATIAGVLLALTIPVRQKISPVEFVDTCKLELDTIGGAESKRQNVLLTSEQQEALENIGTAYDHVQNPLLRLEHALHPISAFFIMPVFALANAGVAMSGDIEMIQPITLGIIAGLLIGKPLGIIGLTWLVSKMGLISKPASCQWSHIIGAGLLAGVGFTMSIFITGLAFTDAGSIDSAKLAIVGTSMLAGIIGVLFLLKQPVTDTCTLEPEKPQKH, from the coding sequence ATGAGTTCCGGTTCAAGCAAACCTAAATTCGTCAGCGCCATCGAAAACTTCCTGCACAAGGAATCTACCGGCGGCTTCCTGCTTTTCGGCGCCGCGGTTCTGGCGATGATACTGGCCAATTCCCCGCTGGCGGCTCAATATTTTGATTTCCTGCATATCGAAGCCGGCATCAGCGTCGGTGATTTTCACTTGGAAATGTCGCTGGCCCACTGGATCAATGACGGCTTGATGGCCCTCTTCTTCCTGATGGTCGGTTTGGAAATCAAGCGGGAACTGATGGTAGGTGAGCTGTCGTCTCCGGCTAAAGCCGCTTTCCCCGCCATCGGCGCTTTGGGCGGCATGCTGGTACCGGCCGGCATCTACCTGGCCATCAACATGGCCGAGGGCGGTCAGGCTCACGGCTTCGGTATCCCCATGGCCACCGACATCGCCTTCGCTCTGGGTTTTCTGATGCTTCTGGGCAAGCGGGTGCCGCTGGCACTCAAGGTTTTTCTGGTATCCCTGGCTGTCATCGATGACCTCGGCGCCATCCTGATTATCGCCGTGGCTTACTCCAGCAATCTCGACTGGGGCGCCCTGGGTATGGCCGGTCTGACGGTGGCCGGTCTCATCATGCTTAACGCCGGTGGGGTCAAGAAGCTGACGCCATATCTGGCCCTGGGCGTGATTCTGTGGTTGTTCGTTTTTCAGTCCGGCATCCACGCCACCATCGCCGGCGTCCTGCTGGCGCTGACCATTCCGGTGCGTCAGAAGATATCACCGGTGGAATTCGTCGATACCTGTAAACTGGAGTTGGACACCATCGGCGGGGCTGAAAGCAAGCGACAGAATGTTCTGCTCACCTCGGAACAGCAGGAAGCGTTGGAAAATATCGGCACCGCCTATGATCATGTCCAGAATCCCCTGCTTCGGTTGGAACACGCCCTGCACCCGATCAGCGCTTTCTTCATCATGCCGGTGTTCGCTCTGGCCAATGCCGGGGTTGCCATGAGCGGTGACATCGAGATGATTCAACCCATCACTCTGGGTATCATCGCCGGTCTGCTCATCGGTAAACCATTGGGTATCATCGGCCTGACCTGGCTGGTCAGTAAAATGGGATTGATCTCCAAGCCTGCGTCCTGCCAGTGGAGTCATATAATCGGTGCCGGGTTGCTGGCCGGCGTGGGTTTCACCATGTCCATCTTCATCACCGGCCTGGCCTTCACTGACGCCGGCTCCATTGATTCGGCCAAGCTGGCCATCGTCGGCACCTCAATGCTGGCGGGTATTATCGGTGTGTTGTTCCTGTTAAAACAGCCGGTGACGGACACCTGTACCCTGGAACCGGAGAAACCCCAAAAGCACTAA
- a CDS encoding phosphoribosylformylglycinamidine synthase II (TIGRFAM: phosphoribosylformylglycinamidine synthase II~KEGG: det:DET0379 phosphoribosylformylglycinamidine synthase II~PFAM: AIR synthase related protein domain protein; AIR synthase related protein) — MIYRIDVTPAPGFNDRRGASLLKDIADLNLQGITSVRVSDVYWLKGDIDHAGAVRLAGELLADPVTETAVVDRPGEASADGRPVLVIHNPGVADPVEETIIKGAADLGVTLDGARTGKLYILAGNFDADTLNLITNRLLLNPIIQHAVTPASVIFGENPVYRFERREVALPDDDSALCAVGREFCLSADEVRTAAEHFRKLGRRPTDVELETLAQSWSEHCVHKTFKARYNLDGRVIDNLLKSTIARATRLLDKPWCLSVFVDNSGVIDFDGENAVCFKVETHNHPSAVEPYGGAATGLGGVIRDVLGTGLSARPIFNTDVFCFGEPDISYESLPPGALHPRRVFKGVRAGVADYGNRLGIPTVNGAVLFDERYTGNPLVYCGTAGIMPVWAAQPGRQSPGDLVVLMGGRTGRDGIHGVTFSSEALSDKSNEQSFSSVQIGNPIVEKRMIEAILQARDEKLFSRITDVGGGGLSSAVGEMGADTGVEVDLERVPLKYSGLSYTEIWISESQERMILAVPPDNFDRLAEICRGEGVEVTAIGRFTDDHRLRLSYDGTGVCDLDMEFIHEGRPQLELTATVRPTAHPEPEFPCPARLDEDLLRLLGRWNTCSKEWVIRQYDHEVQGSSVLKPLVGREADGPGDAAIVKPVAGSDRGVIVSCGINPAYADVDAYNMAASAVDEAVRQVTAVGGSLERLALLDNFCWGSATDQSALGALARAAEACADLSLVYETPFISGKDSLNNQFRVGDKIVSIPHTLLISAIAVMADTAKAVTMDFKSPGNLVYVVGTTRDELGGSAYYASRGYIGNRAPGVEPTAARALYERLAAATGRSLVKACHDLSEGGLGVALAEMAFAGGFGAEIELSRVLRDAEIDRDDTLLFSESNSRFLVEVAPADRADFEQVMGPGSHALVGTVTATDRLVVKGLDGVAIIDQSLADLKNAWQRPLKW, encoded by the coding sequence TTGATTTACCGTATCGATGTCACTCCGGCTCCCGGTTTTAACGACCGCCGCGGCGCGTCTCTGCTCAAGGATATCGCTGACCTCAATTTACAGGGTATCACCTCGGTCAGGGTATCGGATGTGTACTGGCTGAAAGGCGATATTGACCATGCCGGCGCTGTCAGGCTGGCCGGGGAACTCCTGGCCGACCCGGTGACCGAAACAGCCGTAGTTGACCGTCCCGGCGAGGCGTCGGCTGACGGTCGGCCGGTGCTGGTGATACACAACCCCGGGGTTGCCGACCCGGTCGAGGAAACCATCATCAAGGGGGCCGCCGACCTGGGCGTCACGCTGGACGGTGCCCGTACCGGCAAGCTCTATATCCTGGCAGGCAACTTTGACGCCGATACCCTGAATCTGATTACCAACCGGCTTCTGCTCAATCCCATCATTCAGCATGCTGTCACGCCGGCTTCGGTCATTTTCGGCGAAAACCCGGTTTACCGGTTCGAGCGGCGGGAAGTGGCACTGCCGGATGACGACTCAGCGCTGTGCGCTGTCGGTCGTGAGTTCTGCCTGTCGGCGGATGAGGTCAGAACCGCCGCCGAGCATTTCCGCAAACTGGGCCGCCGGCCCACCGACGTCGAACTGGAAACACTGGCTCAGTCCTGGAGCGAGCATTGCGTTCACAAGACCTTCAAGGCCAGATACAACCTGGACGGCCGGGTCATCGATAATCTGCTTAAATCCACCATCGCCCGGGCGACCCGGCTTCTCGACAAGCCGTGGTGTCTGAGCGTCTTCGTCGATAACTCCGGCGTCATCGATTTCGATGGTGAAAACGCCGTCTGCTTCAAGGTGGAAACGCATAACCATCCATCGGCGGTCGAGCCTTACGGCGGCGCCGCCACCGGTCTGGGCGGTGTCATTCGCGATGTCCTGGGCACCGGTCTGTCGGCCCGGCCGATTTTCAATACCGACGTCTTCTGTTTCGGCGAACCGGACATATCTTATGAATCACTGCCGCCGGGTGCGCTTCATCCGCGCCGCGTCTTCAAGGGCGTCCGCGCCGGTGTCGCCGATTACGGCAACCGCCTGGGTATTCCCACCGTCAACGGTGCCGTGCTTTTCGATGAGCGCTATACCGGCAATCCCCTGGTGTATTGCGGCACCGCCGGCATCATGCCGGTGTGGGCGGCACAGCCCGGCAGACAATCACCGGGTGACCTGGTGGTGCTGATGGGCGGCCGTACCGGCCGCGACGGCATTCACGGCGTGACTTTTTCGTCGGAAGCCCTGTCCGATAAGAGCAACGAGCAATCCTTTTCCTCGGTTCAGATCGGCAATCCCATCGTGGAAAAACGCATGATAGAAGCCATTTTGCAGGCCCGGGATGAAAAACTCTTCAGCCGCATCACCGATGTCGGTGGCGGCGGGCTGTCATCGGCGGTCGGCGAAATGGGCGCCGATACCGGCGTCGAGGTTGACCTCGAACGGGTGCCGCTCAAATATTCCGGCCTGTCCTATACCGAAATCTGGATATCCGAATCCCAGGAACGGATGATACTGGCCGTACCGCCGGATAATTTCGACCGGCTGGCCGAGATTTGCCGCGGCGAAGGCGTTGAAGTCACCGCCATCGGTCGTTTTACCGATGACCATCGGCTTCGGTTGTCTTATGACGGCACCGGCGTCTGTGACCTGGACATGGAGTTCATCCATGAAGGCCGGCCTCAGCTGGAGCTGACGGCCACCGTCCGTCCCACGGCCCATCCCGAACCGGAATTCCCCTGTCCGGCCCGGCTGGATGAAGACCTGTTGCGTCTGCTGGGACGCTGGAACACCTGCTCCAAGGAATGGGTCATCCGCCAGTACGACCACGAAGTGCAGGGCTCCAGCGTTCTGAAACCGCTGGTCGGGCGGGAAGCCGACGGACCGGGAGACGCCGCCATCGTCAAGCCGGTCGCCGGTTCCGATCGGGGCGTCATCGTCTCCTGCGGTATCAACCCGGCCTATGCCGATGTCGATGCCTACAACATGGCCGCCTCGGCGGTCGATGAAGCGGTGCGCCAGGTCACCGCCGTCGGCGGTTCCCTGGAAAGGCTGGCTCTGCTGGATAACTTCTGCTGGGGTTCGGCCACCGACCAGTCAGCTCTCGGCGCCCTGGCGCGGGCGGCTGAAGCCTGCGCCGACCTGTCGCTCGTCTATGAAACACCTTTTATTTCCGGCAAGGACTCGCTCAACAATCAGTTCCGGGTCGGGGATAAAATTGTATCCATTCCCCATACCCTGTTGATTTCGGCCATCGCTGTCATGGCCGACACCGCCAAAGCCGTCACCATGGATTTCAAGTCCCCTGGCAACCTGGTCTATGTGGTCGGAACCACCCGGGATGAACTCGGCGGCTCGGCTTATTACGCGTCCCGGGGCTATATCGGCAATCGGGCGCCCGGCGTCGAGCCGACTGCCGCTCGTGCCCTCTATGAAAGACTGGCGGCGGCTACCGGACGAAGTCTGGTCAAGGCCTGCCATGACCTGTCCGAAGGTGGCCTGGGGGTCGCTCTGGCTGAGATGGCTTTCGCCGGCGGCTTCGGCGCAGAAATCGAACTGTCGCGGGTGCTGAGGGATGCTGAAATTGACCGTGACGATACTCTGCTCTTTTCCGAATCCAATTCGCGGTTCCTGGTCGAAGTGGCCCCGGCGGACCGGGCTGATTTCGAGCAGGTGATGGGACCCGGTAGCCACGCTCTGGTCGGCACGGTGACCGCCACTGACCGCCTGGTGGTAAAGGGACTTGACGGAGTGGCCATCATCGACCAGTCCCTGGCTGATTTGAAGAATGCCTGGCAGAGGCCGCTGAAATGGTAA
- a CDS encoding proteinase inhibitor I4 serpin (KEGG: deb:DehaBAV1_0132 proteinase inhibitor I4, serpin~PFAM: proteinase inhibitor I4 serpin~SMART: proteinase inhibitor I4 serpin), with the protein MKKLLVPLLLSLLMIVSACARPSYGEELKSDLPRLTPDVSAADMAELVTGNTDFALALYQLLKEDGGNFFYSPYSISVALAMTYAGAEGETEAQMRQALRFSLGQEGLHQAMNVLDAAINSRGQEARGKDDQPFSLKVVNAIWGQQDFNFLPSFLDTLAENYGAGLRTLDFAADPDGARQTINDWVSKETEKRIQNLLPPGSIKEITRLVLTNAIYFNGGWAKPFEESATGNAAFHLVDGRQVTVSMMRQSETLNYGAGQGWQAVELKYDGGELSMVIILPDAGAFNDFENNLDATTLAAILAGLDSHTVNLAMPKFEFDSQFSLKNALSALGMPVAFTDQADFSGITGQSNLLISDVVHKSFVSVDESGTEAAAATGVIMDLTSAPGGEPVTMTIDRPFIFLIQDNATGSVLFTGRVMNPLE; encoded by the coding sequence ATGAAAAAACTGCTCGTTCCCCTGCTTCTGTCTCTGCTGATGATAGTTTCCGCCTGTGCCCGGCCCAGTTATGGCGAGGAACTCAAGTCCGACCTGCCGCGTTTGACTCCTGACGTTTCTGCCGCGGATATGGCCGAACTGGTCACCGGCAATACCGACTTCGCCCTGGCGCTGTACCAGTTGCTGAAGGAAGACGGCGGCAACTTCTTCTATTCTCCTTACAGCATCTCCGTCGCTCTGGCCATGACTTATGCCGGCGCCGAGGGGGAAACCGAAGCTCAGATGAGGCAGGCTCTTCGGTTCAGCCTGGGTCAGGAAGGACTTCACCAGGCGATGAACGTCCTTGACGCCGCCATCAATTCACGAGGTCAGGAAGCCAGAGGCAAGGATGACCAGCCCTTCTCCCTGAAGGTGGTCAACGCCATCTGGGGCCAGCAGGACTTCAACTTTCTGCCGTCGTTCCTCGATACGCTGGCCGAGAATTACGGCGCCGGTCTGCGGACGCTGGATTTTGCCGCCGACCCTGACGGCGCCCGCCAGACCATCAATGACTGGGTGTCCAAGGAAACCGAAAAACGCATCCAGAACCTCCTCCCGCCCGGTTCCATCAAGGAAATCACCCGTCTGGTGTTGACCAACGCCATCTATTTCAACGGCGGCTGGGCCAAGCCCTTCGAGGAAAGCGCTACCGGCAACGCCGCCTTCCACCTGGTTGACGGTCGTCAGGTGACCGTCTCCATGATGCGCCAGAGCGAAACGCTCAACTACGGTGCCGGCCAGGGCTGGCAGGCGGTGGAGCTCAAATACGACGGCGGAGAGCTGTCGATGGTCATCATCCTGCCGGACGCCGGCGCTTTCAATGACTTTGAAAACAATCTGGACGCAACGACTCTTGCCGCCATACTGGCTGGCTTGGACAGCCATACGGTCAACCTGGCCATGCCGAAGTTCGAGTTCGACTCTCAGTTTTCCCTGAAGAACGCGCTTTCGGCGCTGGGTATGCCGGTAGCTTTTACCGACCAGGCCGATTTCTCCGGCATCACCGGTCAGTCGAATCTACTGATTTCCGATGTGGTGCACAAGTCCTTCGTTTCGGTAGATGAGTCCGGTACCGAAGCCGCCGCCGCCACCGGCGTCATCATGGACCTGACTTCGGCGCCCGGCGGCGAGCCGGTTACCATGACTATCGACCGGCCGTTTATCTTCCTCATCCAGGACAACGCTACCGGCTCGGTGCTTTTCACCGGCCGGGTGATGAATCCGCTGGAATAA
- a CDS encoding Methyltransferase type 12 (PFAM: Methyltransferase type 12~KEGG: tmz:Tmz1t_0643 methyltransferase type 12) has product MAHGQTGRRTGKIPSMMADNLCPVCREPDIKPFVTVGASEYLRCPSCRAVFLLPAQRLPLEEERRRYRLHRNHPDDPDYRRFLSRLAAPLLARFNDREQEGLDYGCGPGPALAAIFREAGHRVCLYDPQFYPDKSVLDTTYDFITCTEVFEHFHHPADELDRLRCLLRPGGWLAVMTCFQTEDAAFAEWHYRRDPTHVVFYREDTFRYLADSWGWECHIPARDVALLRKPVNPISPPG; this is encoded by the coding sequence ATGGCACACGGGCAAACCGGCCGACGGACTGGTAAAATACCTTCCATGATGGCTGATAACCTGTGCCCGGTGTGCCGGGAACCGGACATAAAACCTTTTGTCACCGTGGGCGCCAGCGAATATCTTCGTTGTCCGTCCTGCCGGGCGGTATTCCTCCTGCCGGCACAGCGTCTGCCGCTGGAAGAAGAACGGCGTCGCTACCGGCTTCATCGCAATCATCCCGATGACCCTGATTATCGCCGGTTTCTGTCACGTCTGGCCGCGCCGCTACTGGCCAGGTTCAATGACAGGGAACAGGAGGGGCTGGACTACGGGTGCGGCCCCGGTCCGGCGCTGGCCGCCATCTTTCGGGAGGCCGGGCATCGGGTCTGCCTCTACGACCCGCAGTTTTATCCCGATAAATCGGTACTGGACACTACCTATGATTTCATCACCTGCACCGAGGTGTTCGAGCACTTTCACCATCCGGCCGATGAGCTGGACCGACTGCGCTGTCTGCTCCGGCCGGGCGGCTGGCTGGCGGTCATGACCTGCTTTCAGACCGAGGACGCCGCTTTTGCCGAATGGCATTACCGACGCGACCCGACCCACGTTGTCTTCTACCGGGAAGACACCTTCCGTTACCTGGCCGACAGCTGGGGCTGGGAATGCCATATCCCGGCCAGGGATGTGGCCCTCCTGCGAAAACCGGTGAATCCGATTAGCCCGCCCGGCTGA
- a CDS encoding ATPase AAA-2 domain protein (KEGG: deb:DehaBAV1_0051 ATPase~PFAM: ATPase AAA-2 domain protein; Clp domain protein; AAA ATPase central domain protein; Clp ATPase-like~SMART: AAA ATPase) encodes MASRFDKFSERARRVLTYAQEEAQNLNHNYIGTEHILLGMVREEDGVAARVLASMDVNLAKLRSAVEFVIGRGEKPSSGETGLTSRAKKVIELAIDEARTLNHNYIGTEHLLLGLLREGEGVAAGVLDSFGITIDKTRAEITRVLSQGAINRGAPLKAGGRSQSKTPNLDAVSLDLTAAARAGKLDPVVGRQKEIDRVIQILSRRTKNNPALIGEPGVGKTAIVEGLAHRIVAADVPETLENKRLVSLDIASLVAGTKYRGEFEERLKKILEELRASGNIVVFIDEFHTMVGAGAAEGAVDAANIMKPSLARGEIQIIGATTLDDYRKHVERDAALERRFQPVLVEEPSLEDTIEILRGIRSRYEEHHRLEITDDALEAAASMASRYISDRFMPDKAIDIIDEASSRVRIRHRTKPMPLKDLKKAEDSYRRDKEAALATQQYDFAAELREREYQIAEKRRKMEEEWQEEQGQALPKVSKEDIADVVSMWTGVPLLQLTGDETERLLHMEEVLHERIIGQEEAINTIAKAVRRARAGLKDPSRPIGNFIFLGPTGVGKTELARALAQFMFGSEDSMVRIDMSEFMEKFAVSRLVGAPPGYVGYDEGGQLTEAVRRKGYCLILLDEIEKAHADVFNILLQIFDDGHLTDAKGRRVDFRNSIVIMTSNIGADLIRKGSGTIGFSTVGDENKAVEVNYEKMKDKLLGEVKKSFRPEFLNRVDSTVVFHSLTRDQIREIVDLQLVSITTQLKEKNIGIEVTESAKDVLGRKGYDEVYGARPLRRVIQNLLEDRLSEDLLRGDYGPGDTVVVDASGEGEELTFTIRHAPPQELKVAEEHPALVGGEDGE; translated from the coding sequence ATGGCAAGCCGTTTCGACAAGTTTTCAGAACGCGCCCGTCGCGTTTTAACCTACGCCCAGGAAGAGGCGCAGAATCTGAACCATAATTACATCGGCACCGAGCATATCCTGCTGGGTATGGTGCGTGAAGAGGACGGCGTCGCCGCCCGGGTACTGGCCAGCATGGATGTCAACCTGGCCAAGCTACGCTCCGCCGTCGAGTTCGTCATCGGCCGTGGCGAAAAGCCATCCAGCGGTGAAACCGGACTGACTTCGCGAGCCAAGAAGGTCATCGAACTGGCCATCGACGAAGCCCGGACGCTCAATCATAACTACATCGGCACCGAACACCTGCTCCTGGGCCTGCTCCGGGAAGGCGAGGGCGTCGCCGCCGGGGTGCTGGACAGCTTCGGCATCACCATTGACAAGACCAGGGCTGAAATCACCCGGGTGCTGTCTCAGGGCGCCATCAACCGGGGCGCACCGCTCAAGGCCGGCGGCAGAAGCCAGAGCAAGACGCCCAACCTGGACGCCGTATCGCTGGACCTGACCGCCGCCGCCCGGGCCGGCAAGCTGGATCCGGTGGTCGGCCGACAGAAGGAAATAGACCGGGTTATCCAGATTCTGTCCCGGCGCACCAAGAACAACCCGGCGCTCATCGGTGAACCCGGTGTCGGCAAGACCGCCATCGTCGAAGGACTGGCACACCGCATCGTGGCCGCTGACGTACCGGAAACGCTGGAGAATAAGCGGCTGGTATCACTGGACATCGCTTCACTGGTGGCCGGCACCAAGTACCGCGGTGAATTCGAAGAAAGACTGAAGAAGATTCTGGAAGAACTCAGAGCTTCGGGCAACATTGTTGTTTTCATCGATGAGTTCCATACCATGGTCGGCGCCGGCGCCGCCGAGGGCGCAGTCGATGCCGCCAATATCATGAAACCCTCGCTGGCCAGAGGCGAAATTCAGATTATCGGCGCCACCACGCTGGACGACTACCGTAAGCACGTCGAGCGCGACGCCGCCCTGGAACGGCGCTTCCAGCCGGTGCTGGTGGAAGAGCCGTCACTGGAAGACACCATCGAGATACTGCGCGGCATCCGCAGTCGTTATGAAGAACATCACCGGCTGGAGATAACCGACGATGCGCTGGAAGCGGCGGCCAGTATGGCCTCCCGCTATATCTCCGACCGCTTCATGCCGGACAAGGCCATCGATATCATCGACGAGGCTTCTTCCCGCGTGCGTATCCGTCACCGCACCAAGCCGATGCCGCTCAAGGACCTGAAGAAGGCTGAAGATTCCTACCGGCGCGACAAAGAGGCGGCGCTGGCTACCCAGCAATATGATTTCGCCGCCGAACTGCGCGAGCGGGAATATCAGATAGCCGAAAAACGGCGCAAGATGGAAGAAGAATGGCAGGAAGAACAGGGGCAGGCTTTGCCCAAGGTCAGCAAGGAAGACATCGCCGACGTGGTCAGCATGTGGACCGGCGTACCTCTGCTTCAGCTGACCGGTGACGAAACCGAGCGCCTGCTTCACATGGAAGAGGTGCTTCACGAACGCATCATCGGTCAGGAAGAAGCCATCAATACCATCGCCAAAGCCGTTCGCCGGGCCAGAGCAGGCCTCAAGGACCCGAGCCGGCCTATCGGCAACTTCATTTTCCTGGGGCCGACCGGTGTCGGCAAGACCGAACTGGCCCGGGCGCTGGCTCAGTTCATGTTCGGTTCCGAGGACAGCATGGTTCGCATCGATATGAGTGAGTTCATGGAGAAGTTTGCCGTGTCCCGTCTGGTGGGGGCGCCTCCCGGATACGTCGGTTATGATGAAGGCGGCCAGTTGACCGAAGCGGTGCGCCGCAAGGGTTACTGCCTGATACTGCTGGATGAAATCGAAAAGGCCCACGCCGACGTCTTCAATATTCTGCTCCAGATTTTCGATGACGGACACCTGACCGACGCCAAAGGCCGGCGGGTGGATTTCCGCAACAGCATCGTCATCATGACGTCCAACATCGGCGCCGATCTCATCCGAAAAGGCTCCGGCACTATCGGTTTCTCCACCGTCGGCGACGAAAACAAGGCGGTCGAGGTCAATTACGAGAAGATGAAGGACAAGCTCCTGGGTGAGGTCAAGAAGAGCTTCCGGCCAGAGTTCCTGAACCGGGTGGATTCGACGGTAGTCTTCCATTCGCTGACCCGCGACCAGATACGGGAGATAGTCGACCTGCAGTTGGTGTCCATCACCACCCAGCTCAAGGAGAAGAATATCGGCATCGAGGTTACCGAATCGGCCAAGGATGTCCTGGGCCGCAAGGGTTACGACGAGGTTTACGGCGCCCGGCCGCTGAGGCGGGTCATCCAGAACCTGCTGGAAGACCGGCTGTCCGAAGACCTGCTTCGCGGTGATTACGGCCCCGGCGATACCGTGGTAGTCGACGCTTCCGGTGAAGGAGAAGAACTTACCTTCACCATCCGCCACGCGCCGCCCCAGGAACTGAAAGTGGCCGAGGAACACCCGGCCCTGGTCGGCGGCGAAGACGGCGAATAA
- a CDS encoding phosphoribosylformylglycinamidine synthase I (KEGG: det:DET0378 phosphoribosylformylglycinamidine synthase I~TIGRFAM: phosphoribosylformylglycinamidine synthase I) yields MVSEVKVLVLRAPGTNCDREMAEAFELAGGSPRIVHINELLSGSVSLADYRILGLPGGFSYGDDLGAGKVQANELRLRLFEKLTGFMERAGLIIGVCNGFQVLIKTGILPGPPSPELPRVTLTGNDSGRFECRWVNLTADTGNNCVWTAGIDRLEVPVAHGEGKLAAAPGMVARLRPVFRYADADGKPTDVYPANPNGALDNIAALTDTTGRVFSLMPHPERYIRASQHPLWTRQAVDEPGAGLRIFRNGVEEARRS; encoded by the coding sequence ATGGTAAGCGAAGTCAAGGTTCTGGTACTGCGCGCCCCCGGCACCAACTGTGACCGGGAGATGGCCGAGGCTTTCGAACTGGCCGGCGGTTCGCCCCGCATCGTTCATATCAATGAACTGCTTTCCGGTTCGGTCAGCCTGGCCGATTACCGTATCCTGGGCCTGCCCGGCGGCTTTTCCTACGGCGATGACCTGGGGGCCGGCAAGGTCCAGGCCAACGAACTGCGTCTGCGGCTGTTCGAAAAACTGACCGGCTTCATGGAACGTGCCGGTCTGATAATCGGCGTCTGTAACGGTTTCCAGGTACTCATCAAGACCGGTATCCTGCCCGGGCCGCCCAGCCCCGAACTGCCCCGCGTCACCCTGACCGGTAACGACTCCGGCCGTTTCGAATGCCGCTGGGTGAACCTGACCGCTGACACTGGCAACAATTGTGTCTGGACGGCCGGCATTGACCGCCTGGAAGTGCCGGTAGCTCACGGGGAGGGTAAACTGGCGGCGGCGCCGGGCATGGTCGCTCGTTTGAGGCCGGTCTTCCGTTACGCCGACGCCGACGGCAAACCTACTGACGTCTATCCGGCCAACCCCAACGGGGCGCTGGACAACATCGCCGCCCTGACCGATACCACCGGCCGGGTCTTCTCCCTCATGCCCCATCCGGAAAGATACATCCGGGCTTCCCAGCATCCCCTCTGGACGCGGCAGGCCGTCGATGAACCCGGCGCCGGGCTCAGGATTTTCCGGAACGGGGTCGAAGAGGCCCGACGGAGCTGA
- a CDS encoding conserved hypothetical protein (KEGG: sfu:Sfum_1117 hypothetical protein) yields the protein MPSLKAFFTNMSVPMPWYRKIYLVFRNNGIKLVKRQSCCGHHGEPGC from the coding sequence ATGCCCAGTCTCAAAGCCTTTTTTACCAATATGTCAGTACCCATGCCCTGGTACCGCAAAATCTATCTGGTTTTCCGCAATAACGGCATCAAGCTGGTAAAACGGCAGAGTTGTTGCGGCCACCATGGCGAACCCGGTTGCTGA